One window of the Calderihabitans maritimus genome contains the following:
- the spoIIP gene encoding stage II sporulation protein P, with protein sequence MKEFRWRGRCRIPVRWLFGLKAIILTVIIVFSLLIGIKSSTLAGGWRPVLHTAVFNQENYLKILTSQLPVLTMQEEIESGRTPEDFVEDAVRAVAQVKVNDPKSFLQAQLVLFNTIQGATLTAEASVAEEITVEKEEDKEIAVVETNVPVQLPSNEILVGIYNTHNAETYLPTDGTDRLEGKNGGVVKVAETLQNSLEEIGVRTARSEKIHDYPDWNQSYGNSEETAKKMLREHPSIKVLIDIHRDAGLKEKELVYIEGKPAARILLIVGSDARWDHPTWKKNWQFALKVHRKMEEMFPGLSRGVRVQSGRYNQHLHPRAILVEVGSVKNSLEEAKQAVTFLARVLKAVLEELE encoded by the coding sequence GTGAAAGAGTTCAGGTGGAGGGGCAGATGCCGTATACCGGTTAGATGGTTATTTGGCTTAAAGGCAATAATTTTAACTGTTATTATTGTTTTTTCTCTATTAATTGGAATTAAGAGTAGTACCCTGGCCGGCGGCTGGAGGCCGGTACTGCATACAGCTGTTTTTAACCAGGAAAATTACTTAAAAATACTGACTTCTCAGCTCCCGGTTTTAACCATGCAGGAGGAAATTGAGTCCGGGCGGACACCGGAGGATTTTGTGGAGGACGCGGTCCGCGCGGTTGCCCAAGTGAAGGTGAACGACCCCAAGAGTTTCCTGCAGGCTCAATTAGTTCTCTTCAATACTATCCAGGGTGCTACCCTTACCGCTGAAGCTTCCGTGGCGGAAGAAATAACCGTTGAAAAAGAGGAAGATAAGGAAATAGCTGTGGTAGAGACAAACGTTCCCGTGCAACTGCCCTCAAATGAAATTCTGGTTGGTATTTATAACACTCATAATGCCGAAACGTATCTTCCTACCGATGGAACCGACCGCTTGGAAGGGAAAAACGGAGGGGTAGTCAAAGTAGCAGAAACTCTGCAGAATTCTTTGGAGGAGATAGGGGTGAGAACGGCACGTTCCGAGAAGATTCATGATTATCCTGACTGGAACCAGTCTTACGGAAATTCGGAAGAGACGGCTAAGAAGATGTTGCGGGAACATCCATCCATAAAGGTATTAATAGATATTCATCGGGACGCCGGATTGAAAGAAAAAGAATTGGTTTACATCGAAGGAAAACCGGCAGCCAGGATATTGTTGATTGTCGGCAGCGATGCCCGGTGGGATCATCCCACGTGGAAAAAGAACTGGCAGTTTGCCCTTAAAGTTCATCGGAAAATGGAGGAAATGTTTCCCGGTCTCTCGAGGGGAGTAAGGGTGCAGTCGGGGCGTTATAACCAACACCTACATCCCCGTGCAATTTTAGTTGAGGTAGGAAGTGTCAAAAACTCTTTGGAAGAAGCAAAACAAGCAGTTACATTTTTAGCCAGGGTTCTTAAGGCCGTGCTGGAGGAACTGGAATGA
- a CDS encoding phage holin family protein produces the protein MIGMIVRFVVSALVLMLVSWLLPGINVAGFTGALIAAVVIAVLGYIVESILGDKVSPQNRGIVGFITSAVVIYLAKFIVPAYISVNVVGALLAALVIGVIDAFVPTELR, from the coding sequence ATGATTGGCATGATTGTCCGTTTTGTTGTTTCGGCGCTGGTGTTGATGCTGGTCAGCTGGTTGCTTCCGGGTATTAATGTAGCCGGATTTACAGGAGCCTTAATTGCTGCGGTAGTAATTGCTGTTTTAGGCTATATTGTTGAGAGCATTTTGGGTGATAAGGTTTCTCCTCAAAATCGGGGTATTGTAGGCTTTATCACCTCTGCTGTAGTAATTTACTTGGCCAAATTTATCGTACCTGCCTACATTTCTGTCAACGTGGTGGGAGCTTTATTGGCGGCTTTAGTCATCGGCGTCATTGATGCTTTTGTTCCTACTGAGCTGCGTTAA
- the rpsT gene encoding 30S ribosomal protein S20 — MPNIKSAKKRVKLIRIRTQRNKAVKSMVKTAIRRFHEALAEGNEEKIQETFRRAIKLVDKAAAKGVIHKNNAARKKSKLYRKLNERAS, encoded by the coding sequence ATGCCTAATATTAAATCCGCCAAAAAAAGAGTAAAACTCATCCGCATACGTACGCAAAGAAACAAAGCAGTCAAATCGATGGTTAAAACTGCTATCAGGCGTTTTCACGAAGCCTTAGCGGAGGGCAACGAGGAAAAAATTCAAGAGACTTTCCGCAGAGCCATAAAATTAGTAGACAAGGCAGCCGCTAAAGGAGTCATACACAAAAATAATGCCGCCAGGAAAAAATCCAAATTGTACCGCAAGTTGAACGAACGTGCCAGTTAA
- a CDS encoding DNA-methyltransferase has protein sequence MDGVAGHNENSLVLIDRPEKESYTCREVLNKVLLGDALTVLRKLPEESVDMVFMDPPYFLQLPPKELRRWTVRTVVEGVNDDWDQFGSFEEYDEFIKNILLAIRRVMKPNATLWVIATYHSIFRIGKIMQDLGYWILNDVHWVKTNPMPNWLGVRFTNATETLIWAVKDKKAKKYTFNKEFAKEFGIGKIGANVWVLPICSGRERLKGEDGKKLHSTQKPVELLRRVILTSTQEGDTILDPVAGVGTTGYVAQALNRNFIMIEINPKYVKGIEKRFEEPLKLKAISSKDKKKVAEYVTVEE, from the coding sequence TTGGATGGGGTTGCAGGGCACAATGAAAATAGTCTCGTGTTGATTGACAGGCCGGAAAAAGAGAGTTATACCTGCCGAGAGGTGCTCAATAAAGTCCTGCTGGGTGACGCCCTAACAGTATTAAGAAAGTTACCGGAAGAATCGGTGGACATGGTTTTTATGGACCCTCCCTATTTTCTCCAGTTACCTCCGAAAGAATTAAGAAGGTGGACAGTCAGGACAGTGGTTGAAGGGGTTAACGATGATTGGGACCAGTTCGGGTCTTTTGAAGAATATGATGAATTTATAAAAAACATTTTGCTGGCGATCCGCAGGGTCATGAAACCCAATGCCACCCTTTGGGTTATAGCTACTTACCATAGCATTTTCCGAATTGGTAAAATCATGCAGGATTTGGGCTACTGGATACTCAATGATGTTCACTGGGTTAAAACCAACCCCATGCCCAACTGGCTGGGGGTCAGATTTACCAACGCTACTGAGACTTTGATTTGGGCGGTAAAAGATAAGAAGGCCAAGAAATATACATTCAACAAAGAATTTGCTAAAGAGTTTGGAATAGGTAAAATTGGGGCCAATGTTTGGGTTTTGCCCATATGCAGTGGTCGGGAGCGGTTAAAAGGAGAGGACGGAAAAAAACTGCATTCTACGCAAAAGCCGGTTGAGTTACTGCGCAGGGTGATTCTGACCTCCACTCAAGAAGGAGACACCATCTTGGATCCGGTTGCCGGCGTGGGTACTACCGGTTATGTAGCTCAGGCACTGAATAGAAATTTCATTATGATAGAAATAAATCCTAAATATGTGAAAGGTATTGAGAAAAGGTTTGAAGAACCATTAAAACTGAAGGCAATATCTTCTAAAGACAAGAAAAAGGTCGCAGAATATGTGACAGTGGAGGAATAA
- the holA gene encoding DNA polymerase III subunit delta, translating to MNYQQLLTKIEKNEIAPVYLFYGEEKFLFQEVLEALKNKIVTSGCSDFNYDVLDGSEVPVARIVEAANTLPVLAERRLVVVKEAEMFRSRSAEKSGSKDEEKMLLDYLSRPLPSTCLVFTVEGKVDARKRLYRAVQEKGEVVNFPLLKGKALSAWVKKRVEQRGKRIEFPALQYLVAAVGENLFLLENEIEKICTFLGDKDIITLSDITDLISKTEEGNIFRLVDAIGERKTEKAVLLMREMLNWGEPPLKILFMIARQFRLMLQVKGLLEKGFSEKQIARELQLHPYVAQKCLQQSRNFSRANLEEALRRMLELDIAVKTGQGDPVYLMEIALLSLNFPPGSHARNV from the coding sequence ATGAATTACCAACAGCTTTTAACGAAAATCGAAAAGAATGAGATTGCCCCTGTATACCTTTTTTACGGTGAAGAAAAGTTTTTATTTCAAGAAGTATTAGAGGCGCTAAAAAACAAGATTGTAACCTCTGGGTGCAGTGATTTCAATTATGATGTTTTAGACGGGTCGGAAGTCCCGGTGGCGCGCATTGTAGAGGCGGCCAATACCCTCCCGGTTTTGGCGGAACGGCGGCTGGTAGTAGTAAAGGAGGCGGAAATGTTTCGATCACGCTCTGCGGAAAAATCGGGGTCCAAAGATGAAGAAAAAATGTTGCTGGACTACCTGTCCCGGCCTCTACCGTCTACTTGCCTGGTTTTTACGGTAGAAGGGAAGGTGGACGCACGGAAACGCCTATACCGGGCAGTGCAGGAGAAAGGGGAAGTAGTCAACTTCCCGCTTTTGAAGGGGAAGGCGTTGAGTGCATGGGTAAAAAAGCGGGTAGAACAGCGGGGCAAAAGGATAGAATTTCCGGCGTTGCAATACCTTGTTGCGGCGGTGGGAGAAAATCTCTTTTTATTGGAGAACGAAATAGAAAAGATATGTACTTTTCTGGGGGATAAAGATATTATTACCCTATCGGACATAACGGATCTCATAAGCAAAACGGAAGAAGGCAATATTTTCAGGCTGGTTGATGCTATTGGTGAAAGGAAGACGGAAAAGGCAGTGCTCTTAATGAGAGAAATGCTTAACTGGGGTGAACCGCCGCTCAAAATCCTATTTATGATAGCCCGGCAGTTTCGTTTAATGCTGCAAGTTAAAGGATTATTGGAAAAGGGTTTTTCCGAAAAGCAGATTGCGCGGGAGTTACAACTTCATCCTTATGTGGCTCAAAAATGCCTGCAGCAATCACGAAATTTTTCCAGAGCAAATTTGGAAGAGGCTCTGCGGCGCATGCTGGAATTGGATATTGCCGTTAAAACCGGCCAGGGCGATCCTGTTTATCTTATGGAAATAGCTTTGTTGTCCTTAAATTTTCCGCCGGGAAGTCATGCGCGTAACGTTTAG
- a CDS encoding DNA internalization-related competence protein ComEC/Rec2 produces the protein MERPLVFLVGSFATGIWLGNILPWPVEVLLFLGIAFVTFAYLGYRNGWRGVMALVLVAMTLAGVLWGRLAVAENSLLVPYVGKQVQVEGQVVSEARVYEKRVVYDFRVRQLRAENITFPLKEKVQLIIYLGEGPAEIYHYGDVLEVRGNLSLPPEARNPGEFSYRSYLRRHGIYTQLKVYGSNGVRWKGNRVGNPLIWEALKAKGRVVTFLTEHLPPQQARILRAVLFGDKEVLEDGEQERFLRAGVMHIFAVSGLHVGFLVALVLGVSGALRLNRGTTLGLVFLACLFYGALTGFAPSVVRASIMAVVGVAAYYFGRERDFYSSLALAAFILLIYNPLLLYDPGFQLSFIATWGIVYFYPLVDGMLVWFPSWRRWLVVPIAAQLAVLPLSGYYFNTVSLVGLAANLVAASLVGIIVNLGLVVFILVFLFPFLAEVLAYSAGALAELLETTVNFLSEIPGAALKVATPEPWSVAAYFILLVAGREIWQHRHYEQFKRWWEENRQKVVTSIATLLLLSVMLLVLWETRPGSLQLVFLDVGQGDAIYIKTPSGKHILVDGGGSSSSMGFEVGEQIVVPFLVRQGIKKLDLVVNTHPHRDHLEGLLAVAREFPISLVVMPPVEPNEELEEFLTLLNSREIRYNFVRRGDRIEIDPLLTIEVLHPSHRPEEFRENLNNYSLVLKISYGDKSVLLTGDIEQEAMVEMLQRQVDVEADIFKVSHHGSRFSLHKEFLERVSPEVAVISVGRNVFGHPSPEILDYWRERQVPVFRTDLHGAVIIDVDRRNWKVRTMLPHSETVAWFSSR, from the coding sequence GTGGAACGGCCTTTGGTATTCTTGGTAGGAAGTTTCGCGACAGGTATATGGCTTGGTAATATACTTCCCTGGCCGGTTGAGGTTTTACTTTTTTTAGGGATCGCTTTCGTGACCTTTGCTTACCTTGGCTACCGCAACGGGTGGCGGGGAGTTATGGCCTTGGTACTTGTGGCTATGACCCTTGCCGGAGTGCTATGGGGACGGCTGGCGGTAGCTGAAAATTCTTTACTGGTTCCTTACGTAGGGAAACAGGTTCAGGTTGAGGGACAAGTGGTATCAGAAGCCCGCGTGTATGAAAAAAGGGTTGTTTACGATTTTCGGGTCAGGCAGCTTCGGGCCGAAAATATTACTTTTCCGTTAAAAGAAAAAGTCCAGCTCATAATTTACCTCGGGGAAGGTCCGGCGGAAATTTACCATTATGGGGATGTGCTGGAGGTACGAGGGAATCTTTCCCTGCCGCCGGAAGCTCGTAACCCGGGAGAGTTTAGTTACCGGAGTTACCTCAGGCGTCACGGGATTTATACCCAATTGAAGGTCTACGGGAGTAACGGTGTCAGGTGGAAGGGTAACCGGGTAGGAAATCCGTTAATCTGGGAAGCTTTGAAGGCTAAAGGGCGGGTGGTAACGTTTTTAACGGAACACCTGCCTCCGCAGCAGGCCCGAATCCTGCGGGCGGTCCTTTTCGGAGACAAAGAAGTTTTGGAAGACGGGGAGCAGGAACGATTTTTAAGGGCAGGGGTTATGCATATATTTGCCGTGTCCGGACTGCATGTAGGCTTTTTGGTAGCTTTGGTGTTGGGTGTATCAGGAGCTTTGCGCTTAAACCGGGGTACAACCCTGGGGCTAGTTTTCCTAGCCTGCCTGTTTTACGGGGCGTTGACCGGCTTTGCCCCTTCAGTGGTAAGGGCCAGTATCATGGCTGTGGTTGGAGTGGCGGCTTATTATTTTGGCAGAGAGAGGGATTTTTACTCCAGCCTGGCGCTGGCGGCGTTTATCCTGCTAATTTACAATCCATTATTGCTCTATGATCCTGGGTTTCAGTTGTCTTTTATCGCCACCTGGGGAATAGTATATTTTTATCCCCTGGTGGACGGGATGCTGGTTTGGTTCCCGTCCTGGCGCCGTTGGCTAGTAGTCCCCATAGCTGCCCAACTGGCGGTGCTCCCTTTGAGCGGCTATTACTTCAATACGGTTTCCTTAGTTGGGTTGGCGGCTAATTTGGTGGCGGCTTCGCTGGTAGGAATAATTGTTAATTTGGGTTTGGTTGTATTCATCCTGGTTTTCCTGTTTCCTTTTTTGGCTGAAGTCCTGGCTTACAGCGCCGGCGCTCTGGCTGAATTGCTGGAGACAACAGTGAATTTTCTGTCTGAAATCCCCGGGGCCGCATTGAAAGTGGCCACACCGGAGCCTTGGTCGGTAGCCGCTTATTTTATACTTTTGGTGGCCGGGCGGGAAATCTGGCAGCACCGTCATTATGAACAATTTAAGCGCTGGTGGGAAGAGAACAGGCAAAAAGTAGTAACAAGTATAGCGACCCTCTTGCTGCTTTCAGTTATGCTCCTGGTCCTTTGGGAGACACGCCCCGGTTCCCTGCAGTTGGTATTCCTGGATGTAGGGCAAGGAGATGCCATATATATAAAAACTCCTTCCGGAAAGCACATTTTGGTTGACGGTGGTGGCTCGTCTTCAAGCATGGGTTTTGAGGTAGGAGAGCAAATAGTGGTACCTTTTCTGGTTCGCCAGGGGATTAAAAAGTTGGACTTGGTGGTTAACACTCATCCTCACCGGGATCACCTGGAAGGCTTGCTGGCCGTAGCAAGGGAATTTCCGATATCTCTGGTGGTCATGCCGCCGGTAGAACCCAATGAGGAGTTGGAGGAATTTTTGACCCTCTTAAATTCTCGGGAGATACGGTATAATTTTGTCAGACGCGGCGACCGGATTGAAATAGATCCCTTGTTAACCATAGAAGTGCTTCACCCCAGCCATCGGCCGGAGGAGTTCCGGGAGAATCTGAATAACTACTCTCTTGTTTTAAAGATAAGTTACGGTGACAAGAGCGTGCTCTTGACCGGAGATATTGAGCAGGAGGCCATGGTCGAAATGCTTCAGAGGCAGGTGGACGTAGAAGCAGATATATTTAAGGTATCTCATCACGGCAGCAGGTTTTCTTTGCATAAGGAATTTTTGGAGCGGGTAAGTCCTGAGGTGGCGGTAATATCAGTGGGCAGGAATGTTTTCGGACATCCTTCACCTGAAATTTTGGACTACTGGAGAGAACGGCAGGTTCCCGTTTTTCGTACTGATCTTCACGGCGCTGTTATAATAGATGTAGACCGGCGGAACTGGAAGGTCCGTACTATGTTACCTCATTCGGAAACCGTAGCCTGGTTTTCTAGCAGATGA
- a CDS encoding 4Fe-4S dicluster domain-containing protein, translated as MGLTEEVKEYLYSQGADLVGIAGAESLKEAPEGCRPTDYLPTTKSVISIGYALNRGPVLNLPQSRNEYLLEFECANSTLNHLGHKIAKFIEKKGFDSMAFPATASIGDGARLRGDISHKHAAVAAGLGCFGVNNLILTPDYGSRVRLATVITEVELTPDQPFKDSLCNRCGKCVRNCPAGALTGWEELYTPEAGWRMDKEKCYHYIFVKLGGRRCGMCIAACPLSRGLNRPAGN; from the coding sequence ATGGGCTTGACTGAGGAAGTCAAAGAGTATCTTTACTCGCAGGGGGCAGACCTGGTCGGAATAGCTGGCGCGGAGAGTCTGAAGGAGGCCCCGGAGGGATGCCGCCCCACCGACTATCTTCCAACGACAAAAAGTGTTATTTCCATTGGGTATGCGCTTAACCGGGGGCCGGTACTGAATTTGCCTCAAAGCCGTAACGAATATTTACTGGAATTTGAATGTGCCAACAGTACCCTGAACCATCTTGGGCACAAGATAGCCAAATTTATAGAGAAAAAGGGCTTTGACAGTATGGCTTTTCCGGCCACGGCCAGTATCGGTGACGGTGCCCGCCTACGGGGAGACATATCTCACAAACATGCTGCCGTGGCAGCCGGGTTGGGCTGCTTCGGAGTCAACAACCTGATACTTACCCCGGATTACGGCAGCCGTGTCCGGTTGGCTACGGTTATTACAGAGGTAGAACTTACACCCGATCAACCGTTCAAGGATAGCCTGTGCAACCGGTGCGGAAAATGTGTGAGAAACTGCCCGGCAGGAGCCCTTACCGGGTGGGAAGAATTATATACACCCGAAGCTGGATGGCGTATGGATAAGGAAAAGTGCTATCACTATATTTTTGTCAAGCTGGGTGGGCGTCGGTGTGGTATGTGCATTGCCGCCTGTCCCCTCAGTCGGGGCCTGAACCGGCCAGCTGGCAATTAA
- a CDS encoding DUF1638 domain-containing protein: MVDNAVSKVYKVYIVSCGIFQPELQEVLTQIIDEGILNCKVEVVYLAAGLHVNLDDLIKSVLKTVSSLKDSRVVLLYGSKCHPELDEVLKNCSAVRFAQANCIELILGKKMEELDKETKKFYLSPGWLKNWKEIFKERLQWDECDARQNFGSYDKIILLDTGVCEFKDEQILEFFEYTQVPIEVKNVDLKIFKETIIEAIQKALALG; the protein is encoded by the coding sequence ATGGTAGATAATGCTGTCTCGAAGGTATATAAGGTATATATTGTTTCTTGTGGCATTTTTCAGCCTGAGTTGCAGGAAGTACTGACGCAAATAATCGATGAAGGAATACTGAACTGTAAGGTAGAAGTTGTTTATTTGGCGGCGGGATTACACGTGAATCTGGATGACTTGATTAAGTCAGTATTGAAGACTGTAAGTTCCTTGAAGGATAGCCGTGTAGTTCTACTTTACGGTTCCAAATGCCATCCGGAATTGGACGAGGTATTAAAGAATTGCTCTGCAGTTAGATTTGCCCAGGCCAATTGTATTGAGCTGATTTTAGGAAAGAAAATGGAAGAACTCGATAAAGAAACAAAAAAATTTTACCTGAGTCCCGGGTGGTTGAAAAACTGGAAGGAAATCTTTAAGGAAAGATTGCAGTGGGACGAATGTGATGCCAGGCAAAATTTCGGCTCTTACGATAAAATTATTTTGTTGGACACCGGCGTCTGCGAATTCAAGGATGAACAAATTTTAGAATTTTTCGAATATACTCAGGTGCCCATTGAAGTTAAGAATGTTGACCTGAAAATTTTTAAAGAAACTATAATTGAAGCTATCCAAAAAGCACTGGCTTTGGGCTGA
- a CDS encoding energy-coupling factor ABC transporter ATP-binding protein, which translates to MKEYILEAHNVYFQYEDGTEALRGISLGIEKGKKTVVLGHNGAGKSTLFLHFNGIYRPERGEIRFAGEKVLYGKSFLKKLRKNVGIVFQDPDTQLFSANVFQEISFGPLNLGLSKKETYEKVFQAMEETGITHLKDRPTHLLSYGEKKRVAIADVLAMDPEVIILDEPTAWLDPISTRQTLKLLDKINAQGKTLLLSTHDVDLAYSWADHIILMKEGEVVGEGTPETVFADENLLQKAGMVRPWILEIYGKLREKGWINGTHFPRTKQELLDLIEFA; encoded by the coding sequence TTGAAAGAGTATATTTTAGAAGCCCATAATGTTTATTTTCAGTACGAAGACGGAACTGAGGCTTTACGAGGGATTTCACTTGGTATTGAAAAAGGCAAAAAGACGGTGGTATTAGGCCATAACGGTGCCGGCAAATCTACTTTATTTCTGCATTTTAACGGCATTTATAGGCCGGAAAGAGGGGAAATAAGGTTTGCTGGGGAGAAGGTGCTCTACGGCAAATCATTTCTTAAAAAGCTCCGCAAGAACGTAGGCATTGTCTTTCAGGATCCTGATACCCAATTGTTTTCGGCCAATGTATTTCAGGAAATTTCTTTTGGTCCTTTAAACCTGGGGCTTTCCAAGAAGGAAACTTATGAAAAAGTTTTCCAAGCCATGGAAGAGACGGGGATTACCCATCTGAAAGACCGGCCTACCCATCTTTTAAGTTATGGAGAAAAGAAGAGAGTTGCCATTGCCGATGTTCTGGCTATGGATCCCGAGGTCATCATTCTGGATGAACCTACCGCCTGGCTGGATCCTATTAGTACCCGGCAGACGCTAAAACTTTTGGACAAGATTAACGCCCAGGGGAAAACTCTTCTTCTTTCCACTCATGATGTGGACCTGGCCTACTCCTGGGCGGATCACATTATCTTGATGAAAGAAGGTGAAGTCGTCGGGGAAGGAACACCAGAAACCGTCTTTGCGGACGAAAATCTACTCCAAAAGGCGGGCATGGTTCGTCCCTGGATTTTAGAAATCTACGGTAAACTGCGGGAGAAGGGCTGGATAAACGGGACGCATTTCCCGCGAACCAAGCAGGAACTACTGGATTTAATTGAATTTGCCTAG
- the cbiQ gene encoding cobalt ECF transporter T component CbiQ translates to MFKIDQYAYANKLLSVHPGEKFAFALITMAVGLIFDTINTSMIIIIMMSGATIILAGVRWRLYVKLLSLPLGFLIAGVAAIAVSFSYHDVDVVSGFTVGRFLVGVQPGDLYLALRLFFKALGAVSCLYFLALTTPMTDIIIILRKLKAPPLFVELMSLIYRFIFVLLETAGRIHLSQASRCGYFSFASTYRSLGALLSNLFIRTYWRSRISFTALLSRGYTGSINVLEPRYSVSYKNILAIAAVEALLIVLGLHGRGII, encoded by the coding sequence ATGTTCAAAATTGACCAGTATGCTTATGCCAATAAACTTCTTTCTGTACATCCCGGCGAAAAATTTGCTTTTGCTCTGATTACCATGGCGGTAGGCTTAATATTTGATACCATAAATACTTCAATGATCATCATTATTATGATGTCGGGCGCAACGATAATCTTGGCTGGTGTAAGATGGAGATTGTACGTTAAATTGTTGAGTTTACCTTTGGGTTTTCTGATAGCGGGAGTAGCGGCAATTGCCGTGTCCTTTTCCTACCATGATGTTGATGTTGTTTCCGGTTTCACCGTAGGGAGATTTTTGGTTGGGGTGCAGCCGGGAGATTTATACTTGGCTCTCCGGCTGTTTTTCAAAGCTCTGGGGGCGGTGTCCTGTCTTTACTTTTTGGCTTTAACCACTCCTATGACAGATATAATTATCATTTTAAGAAAGCTCAAGGCGCCTCCACTGTTTGTCGAGCTTATGAGTTTGATCTACCGGTTTATTTTTGTCTTATTAGAGACGGCAGGGAGGATACATCTATCTCAGGCCTCCCGCTGCGGATATTTTTCTTTTGCTTCGACTTATAGGTCTTTAGGTGCGCTGTTGTCCAATCTATTCATCAGGACTTATTGGCGTTCCAGAATAAGTTTCACAGCCCTCCTTTCCCGGGGCTATACCGGAAGTATCAATGTGCTGGAACCCAGATACAGCGTGTCTTACAAAAATATCTTAGCCATAGCCGCAGTAGAAGCTTTACTTATTGTTCTGGGGCTTCACGGGAGGGGAATAATTTGA
- a CDS encoding energy-coupling factor ABC transporter substrate-binding protein, with amino-acid sequence LAVIIAALPLMINPHAEYGGADSQAEGIIMELSPGLNPWFEPLWEPPSGEIESLLFALQAAIGAGFVCFYLGYLVGKKKGMGAGEGNVQN; translated from the coding sequence CTGGCGGTTATAATTGCTGCCCTGCCGTTAATGATTAATCCTCACGCCGAGTATGGGGGCGCGGATAGTCAAGCAGAAGGGATTATCATGGAGCTGAGCCCAGGATTAAATCCCTGGTTTGAACCGTTATGGGAGCCTCCCAGCGGTGAAATTGAAAGTCTTCTTTTTGCCCTTCAGGCGGCCATCGGAGCCGGGTTCGTATGTTTTTATCTGGGGTATTTAGTAGGAAAAAAGAAGGGAATGGGAGCCGGAGAAGGTAATGTTCAAAATTGA
- a CDS encoding energy-coupling factor ABC transporter permease yields MRKRFYPVLLAGMFVILFPAYAYGMHIMEGFLPVNWALIWTALTLPFLFYGFHSIKHKIEENPSLKMLLAFAGAFAFVLSALKIPSVTGSCSHPTGVGLGAILFGPTAMTVLGLIILIFQALLLAHGGISTLGANTFSMAVAGPFVAYGTYKVMQKMGAPRWLAVFLGAALGDLATYLVTSVQLALAYPSPTGGIMVSFLKFAAVFAVTQIPLAIFEGLLTVVVVNFLVAYNKRELQHLSIIKEES; encoded by the coding sequence ATGCGAAAAAGATTTTATCCTGTGCTGTTAGCGGGTATGTTCGTTATACTTTTTCCCGCCTATGCTTATGGTATGCATATTATGGAAGGATTTCTACCTGTCAACTGGGCCTTGATTTGGACTGCTCTTACCCTTCCGTTTTTATTTTACGGTTTTCACTCCATCAAACACAAAATTGAAGAAAATCCCAGTTTGAAAATGTTGCTTGCCTTTGCCGGAGCCTTTGCCTTCGTTCTTTCCGCTCTTAAGATTCCGTCGGTTACCGGCAGTTGTTCTCATCCCACAGGAGTAGGGCTGGGTGCCATTCTCTTTGGACCGACCGCGATGACGGTGCTGGGGTTGATTATCCTTATTTTCCAGGCGTTACTTCTGGCTCATGGCGGCATCAGTACCTTGGGGGCTAATACTTTTTCGATGGCGGTTGCGGGTCCTTTCGTTGCTTATGGAACCTACAAGGTCATGCAAAAGATGGGGGCGCCGAGGTGGCTGGCTGTTTTCCTGGGAGCGGCACTGGGTGATTTAGCTACTTATTTGGTGACTTCCGTTCAGCTGGCGCTGGCTTATCCTTCGCCGACAGGGGGGATTATGGTTTCCTTCCTGAAATTTGCTGCCGTGTTTGCCGTTACTCAAATTCCCCTGGCTATATTTGAAGGGCTGCTGACGGTGGTGGTAGTAAACTTTTTGGTTGCCTACAACAAACGGGAACTGCAACATTTATCAATTATTAAGGAGGAGAGT